Sequence from the Cololabis saira isolate AMF1-May2022 chromosome 9, fColSai1.1, whole genome shotgun sequence genome:
GCTCCTTTAGTGTTTTATGAAAGACAAGTGCAGGTCCGGTCCATCGCGGTCCCTTCGAGGCCGTTGTGCATCGCTCACACAGCCACATCGGACCCAGACTGAGCTCTGAGGGAGACGCCGTCGAACCAAGAAAACACAAATCCCACGGTGAAAAACATGCTGTTGGACGGTTTTGCTGCTTTAGGCAAAGCAGACGGAGTCATGAAAAAGGAGCCCCCACATTTGTCCTTGAGTCTAGATCTCCTTGGTAATCTGACAAATATCATGCTCAGAAACTATGCAATCTGAAATAGTTTCCCTCGTAAGAGTTTGTCGGTTCTTGTCATTAACGTTTTTTTTATCTATTCATACACCCATAAACCTACAGTCAAACTCCAAAACAAACATCAGCAGAATCATCAACAGACAGTCAAAGGCCTCCTGAGGatctacatttatttttttttttaaaacaaccaaaataataatttagcACCACGTCTAGAAACATCTCTGTATGTCCCACCTACAAAAAACTAAGTTCTCAGGCCGTCCTACAATGTTCTTCATCATTTCCATCCAACATCTGGGGCGACTGGACTCTTATAGCAGCTGTGACCATCCCGACTTTTAAAATCCCCCGTTCATATTTAGATATATTTCTAATTGGTCCCTAACAAACAGTCTTGGTGCTACAGGTATGGCCACAGCAATGCCAGTGACTCACCTGTTCCAGTACTTTCTCCCAGAACACTAGTTTACATCCCCAAACCACATGTAAGAATGTCCCTATTTCACTCTAACACTTCCAACATAAATTATTTTCTATTAAGCCGATTTATGAAGTTTTGAAGGAGTGAAATAAAATCTGTGACTTATCTTGTACTGAATAAATGTCCCCTTGGCCTCTCTCATGTGTTTCCCTGTATTTGATGAGATATTTAACCAATCCTCCTCACTGAGTTTATCGGTTCTAAAATCTCAACTATCGTGTTTGAAATCATAAAGGGAGCTAATGATTTTGACTTTAACCGTAAGACCTGGAATAAAATTGCTGTTTATGATGTGTACCTAAATGCATCGTGGCTGATACGGGTATCTGGCGTTTGGCAGGTCAGGTCAATTAAACGTAAACATTATTACAAACCTCCTAAGAATAATGGACCCCAAAACTCAAACGTAAAATGAAAAACTCTTCAGGAAACCTACAGGTGACGTCATGGAGGATTTGTGCAGCTCTTCTTAGAGAGAGCAGGTTTCACCACCAAGTGAGTGGATCTGATCAGTTTTTGAGATGTAGACtattatactattattattatactatagtAACTATGATCTCTCCTACTGATCCTTGTCAGACCTGAGCAGAGCGAGTGGCAGCCTCCCTCCTTCGACAGGCCAGGGGCTGCTGCAGCTCTTCCTCTGGTTTATTGGGGTAATAAGTCAGCGGAGAGCTTTTAAAACTCGGCACATAGAGACAGCAGCGTCACTGCCGCCCGCAGGAGCctgacaaggtaaaaaaaacaacatttctaaaTCCAATTCTTTGGTTTTTACTGGCATGAATCAAATTGAAATTTTAAATCTGAAATCTTTACAGAATATAGAAATGATTTCATCcgggtttatttttgttctttaaAGCACTTTCTAATGATTTCTTGTGGTGTCTCCTGATTTTATAATTTTGTATATTCAATTATTTGTCTGTTATCTTGATTATGTGTAAAGTTTGGCTCCAATCCTGCCGTAAAATGCagaggaggtgactttcatgcTCATAAATCTACTAACTGTGtaacctttttttaaactttttttttgtgaagtaATTTAACATTTTCAATGTAGATGTTTGAGTCAGTAACTTCAGAAAGTCACTTctcttttttcacttctttttgatGTCTCATGTTTACTGTAGGTTATATGGttgcaaaaaaaaggaagaaaaaaaacaggagatTATTTCATCACGGGCATgaagaaatttaaaaataaatgtgataACATCTTTATGCTTGAACTAAAGAGAAAAGAGTCAGCTGTGTGGGAGACTTTATTTgtgaaaagttattttttaGGGCGTATTTCATGGTGTGGACCTTTACTGACCCCTGCAGGCCACCAAGAGGAACTGCAACGTTTTGCAGGCTTTTTGCAACTTTTTTCTTGCAAATTTGcaagaaaatattataaaacaaatcgaaacatatttttttttaaacttcagaCTGCAAGTATAGACATATCagtctttttatttgtttagctgAAAACTGTCATTGCAGTTAATCATGCAAATTATAAGCAGAAAGCTTTGAGAATCCCATttgaatttcttttgttttgttttatcaaTTAATTTAACTCGTACAGCGTTTGTGTGTTTAGTGTTTTCAGTTGATTCCTACTAATGAAAACATGTCATTGTGTGTTTTACCTGGACGCCCAGATGAGGAGGTGCGTGGTTGTTGTCCTGGCtgtgctgcagctctgcagtcCAACTCTTGAGTCTGACCCGCGGCTCTACGTCTCCCGGGTGCAGGACGGTCAAGAGAAACCCATCAGTGAGTCACGCTGTCGTCCTACTGCTTTATGTGGTCAGGCAACTCAAAGAGAAGTCTGATATGTTTTTTAATGACCAGCTATCATTCATTACAAGTGAATATTTCTCTGAGAAGACCCTACTCACTGTTGTATTCCAACAGTTTATCGTTATTGTACTATGTTGCAGTGCTAATTGGTTGAAACATTTGATTGGGCGATGTGTAGAAACAACGTTTACCCTAAAATACCCTAAAATTGACACTACAACTGATTTAAAAGCTACTTATATCTTTGTAGTTGACTTGATGATAGTTCTGTGTAGCGAACAACAGTCAGATTGTTCTGATCTGGCATGACAGACTCTTCCTTGTGATAAACTGACAGATAAGAACATACAAAGTACCCATAAAACTGTACTTCACTGTAAACCTTGAATTGGTCTTTCTTCAGGATGGATAGAAGGTTGTCCAGAGGTCCAATCAAATTATTTCATAATATCTCCTGCGTCCTTCTGTCCTCTCTTCTAGAGCCATGGTTAAACCCCACACTGGAAAATGTCGTCCCTTCTCGTGAAGCCGCCAAACATCCCATAGTTAAAGAGATTCCGGGAGCTGACGCAACCTCACACTCCTCTCCCATGTTTGGTGAACACGTCAACCTCAAGTGGGTCACGTGGAACGGCTCCCTCCCCAACGGCGCAGTGGCCATCTTCAATGGTTACACCGAACGCACCGACTACGTGTGCAAAGTCAACTGCGAAGCCGGCTTTTACACGCCCGCTAAAGGCAGCGTCTGCCAGTACCCCTACGCCGATAACGAGTACCAATCGTCCAAGTTCGAAGTGCTGGTCAATGTGGATCACTTTGAGTTTGTGATGTGGGTCGAGGATTCGTATGGGTCCGTCCCCCAGTACGCCATCAAAACCTGCCCCAACTCAGACATCTACGTGGGGAAAAACAAGTATGGACTCGGCAAAGTGGTGACCCAACACGAGGCCTTCTTCCTCCCCTGGGAGGGGGATGAGTACTGGTACAAGAGATACCAGGTCCTCGCCATCAACCGGGACAGCTACAGCCAACACATCTCCCACGTGGAATACCTCATCGACCAGATGGAGCTCTTCCACCATCCTCCGGAGGCCCTGAAGCTCACTAGGGTCACCAACCTCGAGTGCCGAGACGTGGAGAAGAGGGTGACCCTGGAGAAGACCACCACGGTGGAGAAGACCTGGGACATCGGGAGAGAGACCCGGAATGGTTCCGTGTCCACCATGAAGGCCAAAGTGCCCATCCTCGGCCCGGGCGATGTGGGCATGAGCAAGGAGCAGACCGTGACCTTCTCTGAGGGGACCACCATGTCGGAGGCCATCAGCCACTCCGTGTCCGTGGAGCTGACGGTGCCCCCCAACCACTCCTGCGCCGTTAGGATGGACGGCAGGAAGATGACGGCCGACATCCCCTTCACAGGCCGATTGAGCAGGACCAACCACAACGGAGACACCCACTGGACGTACATCACCGGCACCTACGACGGCGTGACCGTTGGAGAGATCAACGCCGTGGTGGAGAGGTGTCAGCCCGTGACTGACGCTAAACCCTGCCCCCCGACAGAATGATCAGCACGTTGAATTTCTGGCTAAACAATAAactctgtttttaaaataaaatacaacattaaaaaaaaagacagagtggttgtgcttttgtttctttaaatGAAATGTTTTGTGTCCAACAGGACTTGTTTTCATATAATTCATTTCAAGTAACAGCTGCTGACTTGACAGGTTTATTCTTCTCAGACTGTTACAGTGGgtgagttaaaataaaataaaataaaacaaaataaagctaTCTGCAAGTTAAAAATTTACCTTTCAAATTGGTTCTTCCGTTTGCACTCAAACTATTAagggaaaaataaagaatatgGACAATTATTAACACTCTAATCTCCTTTATACAGAAGCGTAGAACTGCCACCATCATATGGTTATAAtgtgaaatgttaatgttttaacaatatgttttttacttttgtacaatATCTTATCACGTTGTTACAATATATCTCTCATGTTTGAATAATATGTCATtacgttattacaatatacatATTTATCACGTTACAACCAAAAGAATTATGTTCTTACAaagtatttatattattattattattattattattattattattattattattattattattatatagtggagatatatatacagtatatatatatatatatgtatatatatatatatatatatatatatatatatacatacatacatacatacatacatacatacatacatacatacatacatacatacatacatacatacatacatacatacatacatacatacatacatacatacatacatacatacatacttacacacacacacacacacacgtgtgtatatatatatgtgtatt
This genomic interval carries:
- the LOC133451508 gene encoding natterin-3-like, coding for MRRCVVVVLAVLQLCSPTLESDPRLYVSRVQDGQEKPIKPWLNPTLENVVPSREAAKHPIVKEIPGADATSHSSPMFGEHVNLKWVTWNGSLPNGAVAIFNGYTERTDYVCKVNCEAGFYTPAKGSVCQYPYADNEYQSSKFEVLVNVDHFEFVMWVEDSYGSVPQYAIKTCPNSDIYVGKNKYGLGKVVTQHEAFFLPWEGDEYWYKRYQVLAINRDSYSQHISHVEYLIDQMELFHHPPEALKLTRVTNLECRDVEKRVTLEKTTTVEKTWDIGRETRNGSVSTMKAKVPILGPGDVGMSKEQTVTFSEGTTMSEAISHSVSVELTVPPNHSCAVRMDGRKMTADIPFTGRLSRTNHNGDTHWTYITGTYDGVTVGEINAVVERCQPVTDAKPCPPTE